From Ignavibacterium sp.:
CTTGGTTTCATTCATCCGCACACAAAAAAAATTGTTCGCTTTGACTCGGAATTACCACAGGATTTTAAGCTTCTTTTGGAAAAACTGAGAAATTAATTTCTTACATATTAACCAAATCAAAGTCTTAGCAAATGATTGCGAAGGATGATACTCAACTTTGACTAAAATTATGATATTCAGAAAGATTAGTCTTTAATAGAATGGATATATCTTTGAATGGCTGAATGAATTGAATGAAGAGCCTTACTATGGCAAGTCTCTACATATAGTTACAGTTCATACAGCAATCTGAATCCTGCTGTAAGATTTTTATCGTGATAAATCACTCCGATTACAAACACCAATTTTGTTATATTTGAATTGCTAAAATCAAAACAAAGACTGATATGCTTAAGATTTATAACACACTTACAAAACAAAAAGAAGAATTTTCTCCGCTTAATCCGCCTTTGGTTAAAATGTATATGTGCGGACCAACAGTTTATGATTATTTCCACATTGGTAATGCACGTTCATTTATTATATCCGATATCGTCAGAAGATATCTTGAGTACAAAGGATATGTTGTAACTTTTGTAATGAATCTTACTGATGTTGATGATAAAATAATTAAGAAGGCAAATGAAGAAGGAAAGACTGCAAAGGAAGTTGCTGAGTTTTACATCAAAGAATTTTTTACTGATATTGAAAAACTAAGAATAAAGCCCGCTACATATTATCCACGTGCAACAGAATTTATGAATGATATGATTGAAATGATAAAGCGTCTCGAAGAAAAAGGTATTGCATACAATGTTGATGGAAATGTTTTTTATGATGTATCAAAGTTTATGGACTATGGAAAATTAAGTGGTAAAAAAACAGAAGAACTTGAAGCCGGTGCCAGAGTAGAAGTAAATGAACAGAAAAAACATCCGCTTGATTTTGCTTTGTGGAAAAAAGCAAAAGAAGGCGAACCATATTGGGAAAGTCCCTGGGGAAAAGGTCGGCCCGGCTGGCATATTGAATGCTCTGCAATGAGCTGTAAACTTTTAGGTGAGTCATTCGACATTCACGCTGGCGGACATGATTTGATTTTCCCGCATCACGAAAATGAAATTGCGCAGAGTGAAGCTGCGAATGAAAAACCGTTCGCAAAGTATTGGCTGCATTTTGGATTTCTCAACATTAACGAAGAAAAAATGTCAAAGTCACTTGGCAACTTTTTCACCGCAAGAGAAATTCTTAAAAAATATTCTGCTGAAGCGATAAGATTATTTTTTGCTCAGGCACATTATCGAGGTCCTCTTAATTTCAGTGATGAGCTTTTGCAGGCAGCAGAAAAAGGTG
This genomic window contains:
- the cysS gene encoding cysteine--tRNA ligase codes for the protein MLKIYNTLTKQKEEFSPLNPPLVKMYMCGPTVYDYFHIGNARSFIISDIVRRYLEYKGYVVTFVMNLTDVDDKIIKKANEEGKTAKEVAEFYIKEFFTDIEKLRIKPATYYPRATEFMNDMIEMIKRLEEKGIAYNVDGNVFYDVSKFMDYGKLSGKKTEELEAGARVEVNEQKKHPLDFALWKKAKEGEPYWESPWGKGRPGWHIECSAMSCKLLGESFDIHAGGHDLIFPHHENEIAQSEAANEKPFAKYWLHFGFLNINEEKMSKSLGNFFTAREILKKYSAEAIRLFFAQAHYRGPLNFSDELLQAAEKGVEKIQNLADKLNEELAKSVEGKKVEFNFEQWYKKFEEAMDDDFNSAQATAVLFDFTREVNRVIAENENLDEQFFSDAKAFLKKTAEKVLGIVNFEKQKSLPSLENDLIELLIKIRTEAKQNKNYALSDKIRDELKNLGVILQDTKEGTSFKKVKK